A section of the Humulus lupulus chromosome 2, drHumLupu1.1, whole genome shotgun sequence genome encodes:
- the LOC133818611 gene encoding transcription factor MYB8-like: MRRPCCDRDGMNKGAWSKHEDQKLIDYITTHGEGSWRSLPKAAGLHRCGKSCRLRWINYLRPDIKRGNFGQDEEDLITKLHALLGNRWSLIAGRLPGRTDNEVKNYWNSHLRKKLIKLGIDPNNHRVNQNHGATHPQTTHHNDHNVISGSINGHGTTSDAASCLEEYETSAAASSDHHHLNLDLTIAFPFSDHYEHGHDHRLIEIEPQNNEPFKAKDKIMEVSTNNIYTTFPTLILFR; encoded by the exons ATGAGAAGACCTTGTTGTGATAGAGATGGGATGAACAAGGGAGCATGGTCGAAGCACGAAGACCAAAAGCTGATTGATTATATCACAACTCACGGCGAAGGAAGTTGGCGGTCTCTCCCCAAGGCTGCAG GTCTGCACCGGTGTGGCAAAAGTTGCAGGCTAAGATGGATTAACTATCTTAGACCAGACATCAAACGGGGAAACTTTGGCCAAGACGAAGAGGATCTCATTACCAAGCTTCACGCCCTACTTGGCAATCG GTGGTCTCTAATTGCTGGAAGGTTACCAGGGAGGACGGATAACGAGGTGAAGAACTATTGGAATTCACACTTGCGAAAGAAGCTCATAAAATTAGGAATTGATCCAAATAATCATAGGGTCAACCAAAATCACGGTGCTACTCATCCTCAAACTACTCATCATAATGACCATAATGTTATTTCTGGCTCAATCAACGGCCATGGCACGACCTCAGATGCGGCGAGTTGTCTTGAAGAATATGAAACATCTGCAGCTGCCTCTTCTGATCATCATCACCTAAATCTTGATCTTACCATTGCCTTTCCTTTTTCTGATCATTACGAGCATGGTCATGACCATCGGCTTATAGAGATTGAACCACAAAATAACGAGCCCTTCAAGGCAAAGGATAAGATTATGGAAGTTAGtactaataatatttacactACTTTTCCTACTCTTATCCTTTTTAGATAA